Proteins from one Candidatus Lernaella stagnicola genomic window:
- a CDS encoding TIGR00266 family protein, whose product MKHEIKHGPSFASLHVELDKGDEVRTEAGSMVAMSSNMDIQTKVYGSFLKALIRKLLGGESIFQNTYSPKGEGGSLVLSPSVPGQIVHYPLSGSSVVLQASAFLASSPQIALKTKYGGLKSMMSGEGLFLLEAKGTGDLWFNAYGNIVEIEVDGEYVVDTGHIVAFEPGLNFKVKKIGGLKSTLLSGEGFVARFNGKGKLWIQSRTVGSLVSWLEGLLPH is encoded by the coding sequence TTGAAACACGAAATCAAGCACGGTCCCTCTTTCGCCAGTCTCCACGTGGAGCTGGATAAAGGAGACGAGGTGCGCACGGAGGCCGGCTCCATGGTGGCGATGTCCTCGAACATGGACATCCAAACCAAGGTGTACGGCAGTTTTCTCAAAGCCTTGATTCGTAAGTTACTGGGCGGCGAGAGCATCTTCCAGAACACCTATTCGCCCAAGGGCGAAGGCGGCTCCCTCGTGTTGTCGCCTTCGGTGCCGGGGCAAATAGTCCACTACCCGCTGTCGGGTTCTTCGGTCGTATTGCAGGCGTCGGCCTTCCTGGCCAGTTCGCCGCAAATCGCTTTGAAGACGAAATACGGCGGGCTCAAATCCATGATGTCCGGCGAGGGCTTGTTCCTGCTGGAGGCCAAGGGCACCGGCGACTTGTGGTTCAACGCCTACGGCAACATCGTGGAAATCGAGGTTGACGGGGAATACGTGGTCGACACCGGGCACATCGTCGCCTTTGAACCGGGCCTGAATTTCAAGGTCAAGAAAATCGGCGGCCTGAAGTCGACGCTGCTGTCGGGCGAGGGCTTCGTGGCGCGGTTTAACGGCAAAGGCAAACTGTGGATCCAAAGCCGGACGGTCGGCTCGCTCGTGAGCTGGCTTGAAGGCTTGTTACCGCACTAA
- a CDS encoding SDR family oxidoreductase, whose amino-acid sequence MAEKSKKTARKAPTAAKAKTTKTKEKKAPAKKKVPAKKKAVAVKVPAKKKAPTKKKAPAKKKSTARTIFFTGFPGFLGTWVAKEILAQAPKTKFYFLVQDKFLEAAKRKAADILGAKSDVEFFVGDLTHDDLGLTKKMVATLKKEVTEVWHLAAAYDIKVSAKTAWDVTVQGTTRVLDLCKGIKGLQKLVYFSSFCVSGLRTGLVLEDELEYGQGFKNNYESSKFEAEVLVRRRAGNVPTIVMRPGIVMGDSRSGVTDKFDGAYFMIRFLAAAQRDGYLKPLQNFRLPSIGKGATYFHVVPVDYIARAAVHIAAQDAAIGKTFALCDPDPLTGREFIDELYAHFGIGRTFGALPLTVARMLSVMPGLADFMRIPEETLDYANHYVVYDCRNTTAFLKNSDITCPRVPNYLGTLIDFVKEHLDNEEKTAKY is encoded by the coding sequence ATGGCCGAAAAGAGCAAGAAAACAGCCCGGAAAGCGCCGACCGCCGCCAAGGCGAAAACCACCAAGACCAAAGAGAAAAAAGCTCCGGCCAAGAAGAAGGTCCCGGCCAAAAAGAAAGCCGTGGCCGTGAAGGTCCCAGCAAAAAAGAAAGCCCCGACCAAGAAGAAAGCTCCGGCGAAAAAGAAATCGACGGCGCGCACGATCTTCTTCACCGGCTTCCCCGGTTTTCTCGGCACATGGGTCGCAAAGGAAATCCTCGCCCAGGCTCCGAAAACGAAGTTCTATTTTCTTGTGCAGGACAAATTCCTGGAGGCCGCCAAACGGAAAGCGGCGGACATTCTCGGTGCGAAGAGCGACGTCGAGTTCTTCGTCGGCGATTTGACCCACGATGACCTGGGCCTGACCAAGAAGATGGTCGCCACGTTGAAAAAGGAAGTCACCGAAGTGTGGCACTTGGCCGCAGCGTACGACATCAAGGTCAGCGCCAAGACCGCTTGGGACGTGACTGTTCAGGGCACGACGCGCGTGCTTGATTTGTGCAAGGGCATCAAGGGCCTGCAAAAGCTGGTGTATTTCTCCAGTTTCTGCGTCTCTGGGCTTCGCACCGGGTTGGTCTTGGAGGACGAACTCGAATACGGCCAAGGGTTCAAGAACAACTACGAGTCCTCGAAATTCGAAGCCGAAGTATTGGTGCGGCGACGGGCGGGCAACGTGCCCACGATCGTCATGCGGCCCGGCATCGTAATGGGTGACAGTCGCAGCGGCGTCACGGACAAATTCGACGGCGCGTATTTTATGATTCGCTTCCTGGCCGCGGCGCAACGCGACGGATACCTCAAACCCCTGCAGAACTTCCGGCTACCGAGCATCGGCAAGGGCGCAACGTATTTTCACGTCGTGCCTGTCGATTACATAGCGCGCGCCGCCGTTCACATTGCCGCGCAAGACGCGGCGATCGGCAAAACGTTTGCGCTCTGTGATCCGGACCCCTTGACCGGCCGCGAGTTTATCGACGAACTCTACGCCCACTTCGGCATCGGCCGCACGTTCGGCGCTCTGCCGCTGACAGTGGCGCGTATGTTGTCGGTCATGCCGGGTCTCGCCGATTTCATGCGCATCCCGGAAGAGACGCTGGACTATGCCAATCATTACGTGGTTTATGACTGCCGGAACACGACCGCGTTTTTGAAAAACAGCGACATCACGTGTCCGCGGGTGCCCAACTACCTCGGGACACTGATCGATTTCGTCAAAGAGCATCTCGACAACGAGGAGAAAACCGCTAAGTATTGA
- a CDS encoding SEC-C metal-binding domain-containing protein, protein MRYRTTRISPKMAFRKSVVTSPRATMQVGRNDPCPCGSGKKYKNCCIEKGDTFLHKMAKKAKKDQEPSFLARLFKRDKK, encoded by the coding sequence ATGCGTTACCGCACGACTCGCATCAGCCCCAAGATGGCCTTTCGAAAAAGTGTCGTGACTTCACCGCGTGCGACCATGCAAGTAGGCCGCAACGATCCCTGCCCCTGCGGCAGCGGCAAGAAATACAAAAATTGCTGCATCGAGAAGGGTGACACCTTTTTGCACAAAATGGCAAAAAAGGCGAAGAAAGATCAGGAGCCGTCATTCTTGGCCCGCCTGTTCAAGCGCGACAAAAAATGA
- a CDS encoding diguanylate cyclase produces MAGKPEDQAALETQLEELRRENYKLDQELFNLTSLLQANKAFDNVLEAREVYVIYTSIVHERFGLKSYALFVMSEDRTAFNMERGFGLPDSLPVDFSFPWHEGLLWQAILQGQPFSVVDNRGKPRFRVPFEQHRLNELDAKYFLPLVHGGEVVGFLAVGKKEDGTTLSDNDIEFLATLSSHAAVSMKTTMLYEKNQQDKTELDKMVKNLSMLYDIGAAMIHISDLKKLLKFILGEAINTTASQKGSLMLYDTATQRLMVRVVKGLPDKRDEEAINNGERECTSFAVGEGIAGRVFETKKAIIVNSADKDDRYESHEQSNVVSILCLPLVAADEPIGVINITNKKDGKPFTPEDLELLTAMANQAAVAINNATLYEMAITDELTKIYIRRFFNIRLAAELKRAERYGKRVSVAICDLDKFKSVNDTYGHDVGDSTLIKIADVLRTRVREVDTPARFGGEEFSVVFPETGVEGASAVAERVREAVAEAEVPGLPRKVTISIGIASFPDHASDSAGLIRAADIALYKAKHGGRNRVCIYEPSDADEREARTENEGETD; encoded by the coding sequence ATGGCTGGTAAACCGGAAGACCAAGCGGCCCTCGAAACCCAGCTCGAAGAACTTCGGCGCGAAAATTACAAGTTGGACCAGGAACTGTTCAACCTGACCAGTTTGCTGCAGGCCAACAAGGCGTTCGACAACGTGCTGGAAGCTCGTGAGGTGTATGTCATCTATACAAGCATCGTGCACGAACGCTTCGGCCTGAAGTCGTACGCGCTGTTTGTCATGAGCGAGGACCGCACGGCATTTAATATGGAGCGCGGCTTTGGCTTACCGGATTCGCTGCCCGTGGACTTCTCATTTCCGTGGCACGAGGGCTTGTTGTGGCAGGCGATTTTGCAGGGGCAACCCTTTTCCGTCGTCGACAACCGCGGAAAGCCGCGATTTCGCGTTCCCTTCGAGCAGCACCGGCTCAATGAGCTGGACGCGAAATATTTCCTGCCTCTGGTCCACGGCGGCGAGGTCGTCGGCTTCTTGGCCGTCGGTAAAAAAGAAGACGGGACCACTCTCAGCGATAACGACATCGAGTTCCTTGCGACGTTGTCGTCCCACGCCGCGGTGAGCATGAAAACGACGATGCTCTACGAAAAGAATCAGCAGGACAAAACGGAACTGGACAAAATGGTGAAAAACTTGTCGATGCTCTACGACATCGGCGCCGCCATGATCCACATCAGTGACCTGAAAAAACTGCTGAAGTTCATTCTCGGCGAGGCGATCAACACCACGGCATCGCAAAAAGGTTCGCTGATGCTCTACGACACCGCCACGCAACGCCTCATGGTGCGCGTCGTCAAAGGCCTGCCCGACAAACGCGACGAAGAAGCCATCAACAACGGCGAACGCGAATGCACGAGCTTCGCGGTTGGCGAGGGCATCGCCGGGCGGGTCTTCGAGACAAAGAAGGCGATCATCGTCAATTCCGCCGACAAGGACGACCGCTACGAGTCACACGAACAATCGAATGTGGTATCGATTCTTTGCCTACCGCTCGTAGCCGCCGACGAACCGATCGGCGTGATCAACATCACAAACAAAAAGGACGGCAAGCCCTTTACTCCCGAAGACCTCGAACTGCTCACCGCTATGGCCAACCAGGCCGCGGTAGCGATCAACAACGCCACGCTCTACGAAATGGCGATTACCGACGAACTTACGAAGATCTACATCCGCCGCTTTTTCAATATCCGGCTGGCGGCGGAACTCAAGCGGGCCGAGCGCTACGGCAAGCGGGTTTCGGTGGCGATTTGCGACCTCGACAAATTCAAGTCGGTCAACGATACCTACGGCCATGACGTGGGCGACAGCACGCTGATCAAAATCGCGGATGTCCTGCGCACGCGGGTGCGGGAAGTCGACACGCCGGCGCGATTCGGCGGCGAGGAATTTTCAGTCGTGTTTCCGGAAACAGGCGTGGAAGGCGCGAGCGCGGTCGCCGAGCGCGTTCGGGAAGCCGTCGCCGAGGCCGAAGTGCCGGGCCTGCCCAGAAAAGTGACGATCAGCATCGGCATTGCCAGTTTTCCGGATCATGCTTCCGACAGTGCCGGTTTGATTCGCGCCGCCGACATCGCGTTGTACAAAGCCAAGCACGGCGGCCGCAATCGCGTATGCATCTATGAACCGTCGGACGCCGACGAGCGCGAAGCAAGGACGGAGAACGAGGGTGAGACCGACTAA